A window of Synergistales bacterium contains these coding sequences:
- a CDS encoding citrate lyase acyl carrier protein has protein sequence MQSAQAGTVESMDCLVSVSPGAAGSGLDIQLSGSSVARFTSVMRAAVEETARAMDAGDVAISVQDNGALDIILRARVETALRRYKGGANL, from the coding sequence ATGCAGAGCGCACAGGCCGGAACTGTGGAGTCCATGGACTGCCTCGTCTCCGTCTCGCCCGGCGCGGCGGGGTCGGGCCTGGACATCCAGCTCTCCGGCTCCAGCGTCGCCCGCTTCACCTCGGTGATGCGAGCCGCCGTCGAGGAGACGGCCAGGGCCATGGATGCCGGCGACGTGGCCATCTCCGTGCAGGACAACGGAGCGCTTGACATCATCCTGCGGGCCCGCGTGGAGACAGCGCTGCGCCGCTACAAGGGGGGTGCGAACCTATGA
- a CDS encoding CoA ester lyase produces MKLRRTKLYLPGNNPNMLLRGHLFGPDGVILDLEDAVAPAQKDAARVLIREVLKRGRFGDCEVTIRINGMDTPEWKEDLQWTVPYGIHGIRIPKVEDPQAIRDIDEELSAIEEKAGIPQGKTLIFCLLETALGIHRAYDIAGASPRVAGICPGGEDLCADLHTSRSNEGTELVGPRQLVVLAANAAGVDALDTVFPRVTDDEGLRQETMFVKQLGFQGKSVIHPNQIPIIHHCFTPTEKEVESARRIVAAAREAEAKGAGAVKVDGKMVDKPVVQRARFTLQRAGIDEEVVEHA; encoded by the coding sequence ATGAAGCTCCGCCGGACCAAACTCTATCTCCCGGGGAACAACCCCAACATGCTGCTGCGGGGACATCTCTTCGGCCCCGACGGGGTCATCCTGGACCTCGAGGACGCCGTGGCCCCCGCCCAGAAGGACGCCGCCCGCGTCCTGATCCGCGAGGTGCTCAAGCGGGGCCGGTTCGGCGACTGCGAGGTCACCATCCGCATCAACGGCATGGACACGCCGGAGTGGAAGGAAGACCTGCAGTGGACCGTCCCCTACGGCATCCACGGCATCCGCATCCCCAAGGTGGAGGATCCCCAGGCCATCAGGGATATCGACGAGGAGCTCTCGGCCATCGAGGAGAAGGCCGGCATCCCCCAGGGCAAGACGCTGATCTTCTGTCTGCTGGAGACCGCCCTGGGCATCCACCGCGCCTACGACATCGCCGGCGCCTCGCCCCGCGTGGCCGGCATCTGCCCCGGCGGCGAGGACCTCTGCGCCGACCTGCACACCAGCCGTTCCAACGAGGGCACCGAACTGGTGGGCCCCAGGCAGCTGGTGGTCCTGGCGGCCAACGCCGCCGGCGTGGACGCCCTGGACACGGTCTTCCCCCGGGTCACCGACGACGAAGGCCTGCGGCAGGAGACCATGTTCGTCAAGCAGCTGGGCTTCCAGGGCAAGAGCGTCATCCACCCCAACCAGATCCCCATCATCCACCACTGCTTCACCCCCACAGAGAAGGAAGTGGAGAGCGCCAGGCGCATCGTCGCCGCAGCCCGGGAGGCCGAGGCCAAGGGCGCCGGCGCCGTCAAGGTGGACGGCAAGATGGTGGACAAGCCCGTGGTGCAGCGCGCCCGCTTCACACTCCAGCGCGCCGGCATCGACGAGGAGGTGGTAGAGCATGCATAG